One part of the Pecten maximus chromosome 9, xPecMax1.1, whole genome shotgun sequence genome encodes these proteins:
- the LOC117335101 gene encoding raf homolog serine/threonine-protein kinase Raf-like produces the protein MNTPESEAVTDNVDCPACKRRGSKRSDHRPLRHRNSLKGPRVVEEHWTKVLQANECVYSRQCNCRHAERCRSFKRRGARRNAPNVDSAVSSIFQRFRMWLNSKWKVHETFDGPFRTGSLRRSKRVISDATTDSGLSEYDSDSSAPFQNRIGLYRTGGDSTFISDTDDPNYVYIRNKVALSEDLKDASESKTKCNIKQSLHVPSSATSGSPNQNDRNKSKQKQFLQVTEPEDRRQPLTITTSCPGKSHSTSRHTESQNEAPTAEFFGTWPMSRKRHQMTEEDLDSVFEDDGRLGTRLSCSESLHGNAGEFLIPYKDLEHEELLKSGRTCSIYRGRWHGNVNIHHFGSLKKEESRDFWSMVTKLHRVRHENIALFMGACVDPNHFAVVLSVQDGVSLYDQIHRRKEKMNLQNKIQCLRQVAHGLGYLHAKGIVIRCLSTRNVFMCPKARVSVMDYGIADKNSDRSQYACVPRGQLTYIAPEVLSSMKVVPPRLVATVEYSIHTDVYAFGTLMYEIMAGQFPYYGLQPETIIWKTCANQKQPLDKINATRVLTHLIDLSWSHDPKKRPTFAEISRELHRNVSLHKQHSISHPENLNRSCLF, from the exons ATGAACACCCCCGAAAGCGAGGCTGTAACTGACAACGTTGATTGTCCGGCGTGTAAGCGAAG GGGCTCTAAACGATCAGATCACCGACCCTTACGTCATCGGAACTCCCTTAAAGGACCTAGAGTCG TTGAGGAACACTGGACCAAGGTTTTGCAGGCTAACGAGTGTGTGTACAGTCGCCAATGTAACTGTCGGCATGCGGAGAGGTGCAGGTCCTTCAAACGAAGAGGAGCTCGACGAAATGCGCCAAATGTCGACTCGGCTGTCTCATCAATATTCCAGAGATTTCGGATGTGGTTGAATTCGAAATGGAAAGTACACGAAACATTTGACGGACCTTTCCGTACGGGATCTCTAAGGAGGTCCAAACGTGTAATTAGTGATGCTACCACCGATTCGGGATTATCCGAGTATGATTCAGACTCAAGTGCCCCGTTCCAGAACCGAATTGGACTGTATCGGACTGGAGGGGATAGTACATTTATATCGGATACGGATGATCCTAATTACGTCTATATTCGGAACAAGGTGGCATTGTCTGAGGATCTGAAAGATGCGAGCgaatcaaaaacaaaatgtaatataaaacaatCGTTGCACGTGCCTTCTTCAGCAACTTCCGGTAGTCCCAACCAGAATGACAGAAACAAGtctaaacaaaaacagtttCTCCAGGTAACGGAACCGGAAGACAGGCGGCAGCCATTAACAATCACAACAAGCTGTCCGGGCAAGTCTCATAGTACATCCCGTCATACTGAGTCCCAGAACGAGGCTCCAACAGCCGAGTTCTTTGGGACATGGCCTATGTCCCGCAAACGCCACCAAATGACtgaag AAGATCTTGATTCGGTATTTGAAGATGACGGACGTTTAGGTACAAG GCTGTCGTGTTCTGAAAGTCTCCATGGCAACGCAGGTGAATTCCTCATCCCATATAAGGATTTAGAGCACGAAGAATTGCTCAAATCTGGGCGCACATGCTCTATTTATCG TGGGCGTTGGCATGGGAACGTAAACATACATCATTTTGGCTCACTGAAGAAGGAGGAATCACGTGATTTCTGGAGCATGGTGACGAAACTTCACAGAGTGCGGCATGAAAATATTGCACTTTTCATGGGCGCATGCGTGGACCCGAACCATTTTGCTGTAGTGCTAAG TGTTCAAGATGGCGTTTCGCTGTACGACCAAATACACAGACGGAAAGAGAAAATGAACTTACAAAATAAGATCCAATGTCTCCGACAGGTGGCGCACGGCTTGGGCTACCTTCACGCTAAGGGCATCGTCATACGATGTCTCAGCACGCGCAATGTCTTCATGTGTCCGAAGGCACGTGTCAGTGTGATGGATTATGGGATAGCTGATAAAAATTCAGACAG ATCCCAGTACGCATGCGTTCCACGTGGACAGCTGACCTACATTGCACCGGAAGTGTTATCCAGTATGAAAGTGGTACCACCACGACTTGTAGCAACAGTTGAATACAGTATCCATACAGACGTGTACGCGTTCGG GACTTTGATGTACGAGATAATGGCTGGCCAGTTCCCCTATTACGGTCTGCAACCGGAAACGATCATCTGGAAGACTTGTGCAAATCAAAAACAGCCGCTAGACAAGATCAACGCTACTCGAGTTTTAACG caTTTGATTGATCTTAGTTGGTCACATGATCCAAAGAAGAGGCCAACGTTTGCTGAAATTAGCCGAGAACTTCATCGGAAC GTATCTCTGCATAAACAGCACAGTATTTCTCATCCGGAAAACTTGAACAGATCGTGTTTGTTTTAG
- the LOC117334988 gene encoding uncharacterized protein LOC117334988: MDKLAEYQSSKEESSEGLCESDDAECVTSVPSINKHSRESTDLTSAKSCQAIPRNNFRTEQRTAESSSDTLPEEGEIVSKPISTDKAPDVRKGKLKRRGLAVVAFSAYMRTCRDPLVNDVIPFEKITMNYGRGYKRHLSTFICPRSGMYLLTWRVVLVEVRDVTLDLMVNGEVRKRTTFDCTNSSDNNKCEREVILKLFMRDRVCITLYNGDSRLLRPTKCKFAGIRLLR; the protein is encoded by the exons ATGGACAAACTTGCAGAGTATCAGTCAAGTAAGGAAGAGTCTTCAGAGGGACTGTGTGAATCTGATGATGCTGAATGCGTCACTTCCGTTCcatcaataaataaacattcACGTGAATCCACGGATCTTACTTCCGCTAAATCATGCCAAGCGATTCCGAGAAACAACTTCCGGACAGAGCAACGGACAGCTGAAAGTAGTTCGGATACACTGCCGGAGGAAGGTGAAATCGTTAGCAAACCAATTTCCACCGATAAAGCCCCGGATGTGCGAAAAGGAAAACTGAAACGACGAG GTCTAGCTGTTGTTGCATTCTCAGCCTATATGCGCACATGCAGAGATCCTCTGGTAAATGACGTCATTCCATTCGAAAAAATCACCATGAACTACGGAAGAGGTTACAAGCGACATTTAAGTACTTTCATATGCCCTCGGTCGGGTATGTACCTCCTAACATGGCGAGTGGTCTTGGTTGAGGTAAGGGACGTAACTCTTGATTTGATGGTGAACGGTGAAGTCCGGAAACGAACTACGTTTGATTGTACGAACAGCTCCGACAACAACAAATGTGAACGAGAAGTAATCCTAAAACTGTTCATGCGAGACCGGGTGTGTATAACTCTGTATAATGGCGATAGTAGATTACTGCGACCAACGAAGTGTAAATTTGCTGGTATTAGATTGTTGAGGTAA
- the LOC117335013 gene encoding ficolin-3-like translates to MYPSGVYPIGPPGGVITYLFCDMDTEDGPWTVIQRRINGNVDFFRNWNDYKKGFGDLYGDFWIGNDILHLLTNSLNILRVGLETWDGTRGYAQYSKFQVDDEGQNYRCNVYVPGYTGNISGESLGHSDGQPFSTFDRDNDVSPHPPHSNCAVTHQGAWWFRQCTGTNLNGRFQQDNGDSIKAMFWWHFPPGRVNAPLRKAWMMIR, encoded by the exons atgtatcCTTCCGGAGTGTATCCGATAGGACCACCAGGGGGCGTCATTACATACTTGTTCTGTGACATGGACACTGAGGACGGACCGTGGACG GTAATACAAAGAAGAATAAATGGTAATGTTGATTTCTTTCGCAACTGGAACGACTACAAAAAAGGCTTCGGTGATTTGTATGGAGATTTCTGGATCG GTAACGACATCCTTCACCTCCTGACGAACTCGTTGAATATCCTACGTGTGGGTCTGGAGACCTGGGACGGGACAAGAGGATATGCCCAGTACTCCAAGTTCCAGGTAGACGATGAAGGTCAGAATTACAGATGTAATGTGTATGTACCTGGATACACTGGAAACATATCCG GAGAGTCTTTGGGCCACAGTGATGGACAACCCTTCAGCACGTTCGATCGAGACAATGACGTCAGTCCTCATCCTCCCCATAGCAACTGTGCCGTGACGCACCAAGGTGCCTGGTGGTTCAGACAATGCACAGGTACTAACCTGAACGGTCGTTTTCAACAGGACAACGGAGACAGCATAAAAGCGATGTTCTGGTGGCATTTCCCTCCTGGCCGAGTTAACGCTCCACTGAGGAAAGCCTGGATGATGATCCGATAG